In Planctomycetota bacterium, the DNA window GGCTCGTCGGCCTCACCAAGACGCTCGCCCGCGAGCTCGGCAGCAAGGGCGTGACCGCCAACGTCGTTGCGCCGGGCTTCATCGAGACCGACATGACCGCCAACCTGCCCGACGAGGCCAAGGACCACGTCCTCAAGCTCATGAGCGTGCCGAGGCTGGGCGCCGCCGACGACATCGCCGCCGCCGTCAGCTACATCAGTAGCGACGATGCCGGCTTCCTGACCGGCCAGGTGCTGTGCGTGGACGGCGGCCTGACGATGTGCTGAGCGGCAGCGGCGATCGCCAGCGCTACCCAGCCCGCCGCCGGAGCAGGATCTCCATCGCGAACCAGCGGGCGGCCGTCGCGACGCGGTGGGCGCGGATCTGGAACTGCAGCCGCCGCATCGAGGCGTCGTCGGGGTCCACCGACAGGCCCTGGCGGATCCAGTAGCGGGCGCGGCCCCACTGCTGCTCGCGCATCAGCGCCAGCGCGATGTTGTGCATCGCCGGCACGAAGCGGGGGTCCAGTCGCACGGCCTCGCGGGTCGCCTCGATGCCACGCAGCCGCTCGCCCGCGTGGAAGTGCGCGAGCCCGAGCCAGTGCCACAGTGCGCCATCGCCGGGACGCATCCGGACGGCCCGGTGCAGCACGCGGATGGCGAGCTTCTCGGCGCCGGCATCGATGAGCAGCTCGCCCAGTTCGGCCAGCGCGGGCCCGTCGGGCGTTCCGCCGTCCCGGTTGACGCGATCGACCTCGGCCTCGAGCAGCTCGACGGTCTGGGCCTGGGCATCGGCCGGCCCCGCGGCGAGCATCAGCCGCGCGAGCCGCCGGGCGACCTCGCCGTTGCCGGGCTCCAGCCGCCGCGCAACGTCCAGGTGCACCATCGCCCGGGACGCATCCCCCCGCTTCTGGTACAGCTGGCCCAGTTCGGCGTGGGCCTCGGCGTGGTCGGGCTCGATCTCCAGCACGCGGCCGAACTTCTCTCGCGCCTCGTCCAGGCGCCGCATTTCCACGAGCAGGCGACCCAGCGACATCAGCACGCGGATGTCACCCGGGTCCTCGCGCAGCTCGATCAGGAACAGCTGCCGTGCTCGCTCGTGGCGGCCGGTCTGCCAGTAGGCCTCGGCCAGCTTCGCCTGCACGCCGGGCAGCTCGGGCTCGAGGCGAGCGGCCTCGCGGAGGCACCACACCGCGCGATCGAGCTTGCCCCGCGTCAGCAGCGAGCCGGCGATGGCCGAGTACGCCTCGGCGCACTCGGGCTTGCGCTGCTGGAGCATGTAGAAGGCAAGCTCGGCGTCGTCGTGCTCGCCCAGCTCGGCGAAGGCCTCGATCCGCGCAATCGCGGGATACACCTCGTCGGGCTCGGCGGCCTCGGCCTTGTCGAACCATCCCAACGCATCCCGCGTGCGGCCCGAGCGGACCAGATTCACGCCCGTCGCCATCGCGGCGTTGAAGTCGCCCGTGCGGAGGTTGTACGACTCGGAGAAGGCGTCGGCGGCCTCGTCGTAGCGGCCGTCGGCCTCGAGTGCCACGCCCAGATTGAACTGCCAATCGGGCTGGAAGGGATTCAGCGCGATCGCCTCGCGGAGCGCGGCGGCAGCCTCGGCCCAGCGGCCCGCTTCGTACAGCGAATGGGCCCGCTCCACGTGGGCCTCGGCCTCGATCCAGTCGCTCATGCCTACCCCGATCCTGCCTCCGGCAGTTTACGCGGCGAGCCCGCCGGGGTTCAACGCGGAGCGCTCGCCCGGCCTCTTGTATCGTCGGCGCTGCGGCTTGTTCTTGCCAAACCGCTCGTGCCGCCGGCCCGCACTCCAAGCGCCAACCAGCCGGGGACTCCCGCTCTTCTCTTTGGTTGATCTCCGAGAGTTTTGTTTGTATATTGATAGGTATATGGCCGAGGACGACTTCGCCCATCGCGACGCCCTGCCCGGGGGGCCGGCGCACCGCCGCGGGGCGGCGCTCAACCCGGGCAACCGCTTCGAGTCCGTCCGCCTGCACGTGCTGGGCGAGGAACTCGACCGCCAGCTCATCGAGCGCGAGGACGGGGATGGACGCCTCCGCCGGGTGCCCCGCCAGGTCTTCGCCGACAAGAGCAGGTCGATCATCAACCGCGTGGCGCCCACCAGCGACGTGCCATTCGACTGGACCGTCAATCCCTACCGCGGCTGCGAGCACGGCTGCGTCTACTGCTTCGCCCGCCCCTACCACGAGTACCTGGGCTTCAGCTGCGGCCTGGACTTCGAGACCAAGCTCATGGCCAAGCCCGACGCGCCCGACCTGCTGCGGCGGGAACTCGCCCGCCCCCGCTGGAAGCCCGAGCCCATCGTCATGTCGGCCATCACCGACATCTACCAGCCCATCGAGCACACCCACCGCATCGCGCGCGGCTGCCTGGAAGTCCTGGCCGAGTGCCTCCAGCCCGTCTCGACCATGACCAAGAGCGCCATGGTGCTCCGTGATGCGGACCTCTGGTCGACGCTGGCCGCGAGGAACGCCGGCCGCGTCACCATCACCCTCGTCACGCTCGATCGGGTTCTGGCCGAATCGCTCGAGCCCCGCGCGTCGGCCCCGAGCGCCCGGCTGCGGGCCATCCGCGAGCTCACGGCCGCCGGCGTGCCGGTCACCGTCAACGTCGCGCCGGTCATTCCGGGGCTGACCGACGCGGAGCTGCCCGCGATCCTCGAGGCCGCGGCCGACGCGGGCGCACGCCGGGCGTCGTGGGTGCTGCTCCGGCTGCCGCACCAGCTCAAGGACCTGTTCCTCGATTGGCTCCAGCGCAGCGTGCATCCCGATCGTGCGCGGCGGGTCGAGTCGCTGCTCCGCCAGAGCCACGGCGGCACGCTCTACCACGCCGACGCGAAGCGTGGCCGTGGTCGCGGACCGATCGCCCGACAGATCGCCCAGAACTTCGACGTCTTTACTCGCCGCTACGGCCTCAACCGCGACGTCCGCCCGCTCTCGGGGCGGCACTTCCGGCGGCCCGAGGACGGCGGGCAGATGCGGCTCTTCGACGTCGGCTAGAGCCACCTGTATCGCTCCGTCGCGGCCTCCGGCCGCACACTCGCGAGCCGATCCCACGCAGGAGTAAATCCTGCGGGGATCAGCCTGCTCTAGCTCGGGGACGCCGGCCTCGCGAACGCGAGCACCGTCCAATCCTGCGCGAGCACCTCTGTTTCACCAGCCGCGAGCGTTGCGACGCGCATGCCGACCAGCCCGCGATCGGGCCGCGACGGCCTTGGTGGCGTCAGCTCGATGATCTCGGCCTCGGCGTGCAGCACCATGCCGGGCAGCACGGGGCGGCGGAATCGGATTGCATCGACCCGCACGCCGACGAGGGGCGCCGCGCCGAACGGCTTCGCGCGCACCATCAGGCCCATCGTCAGCGAGAGCGTGTGCCAGCCGCTGGCGACGAGCCGTCCGAAGAAGCCGGCCTCGGCCGCGACGCCGTCCAGATGCATGGGCTGCGGGTCGTACCGGGCGGCGTACTCGCTGATGGCGTCCGCGGTCACCTCGATCGACGCCGTGCGGAAGCGCTGGCCGATCGAAAGATCCTCGAAGTGCAGCCCGTCCGTGCTCACGTCGCGAAGAGCTGCCCGCGATCGGCGAAGGCCTTGAATTCCAGCGCGTTGCCCGAGGGGTCGCGGAAGAACATGGTCGCCTGTTCGCCCGGCTCGCCCTCGAAGCGGACGTAGGGCTCGATCACGAATTCGACGCCGGCCTCGCGGAGCGTAACCGCGAGCGTCCGCCACGCGTCCATGCCGAGCACGACGCCGAAGTGGGGCACCGGCACGTCGTGGCCGTCGACGGCGTTGGCGATCGCGTCCCCGGCCTCGCCCCGACCGTCGCCGGCCCGGCTGCTCCCAGACAGATGCGCCACGATCTGGTGACCGAACAGGTCGAAGTCGATCCACGTGTCGCTGCTGCGTCCCTCGGGGCAGCCCAGCAGCCCGCCATAGAAAGCGCGGGCCGCGACCAGATCGTGCACGGGGAAGGCCAGGTGGAAGGGATCGGGCATGGAGCGATGATACGCTGAGGGTCCGCGTGTACGCGACGAGCACAGCGAGGGAGACACATGCTGATCGACGCCATGGAGGGGCACGTCCCCGAGATGCTCGAGGTTGCCGCCGACTGCGGCCTGTTCGACGAGCCCCAGCTCGGCGTGCTGCTGCAGACCATCGAGCGGCATTTCCGCGGGGAGTCCGAAAGGCACGAGCTCTGGCTGAACGACCTCGCAGGCGACCGCGTGATCTCGGTGGCGTATTGCGCCGAGGAGGTCATGACCGATCGCGTCTGGAACCTGCTGTTCATCGCGGTCCGCACCGACTTCCAGAACCAGGGGAGGGGTGGCCGCGTGCTGGGCCAGGTCGAGGCGGCGCTGCAGGATCGAGGCTGCCGGATGCTGATCATCGAGACCGCCAGCGGCGAGGATTTCGCCGATACGCGAGCGTTCTACGAGAAGCACGGCTACGACCGGGAGGGAACCGTGCGGGACTTCTACGAGCAGGGCGTCGACAAGATCGTCTTCCGCAAGCTGCTGTAGGTGCCGCGCACGGAGCGCAGATCCATCGCTGCAACCTTCACGTCGAGTCCTTCTCTTCGGGGCTCGTCACGAGCACGTTCGAAGCCAGGTCGTCGCGGATCCGCTGGTGTAGCGAGTCCTCCGCCAGCCCGCCGACGAGCCGGCCGGCCTTCTTGAGCTCCCCCTTGCTGGGGAAGGCCAGGTGGCACACCGGATCGCCCGGCGCGACAGCCGGGATGGTGGTCATGCCCAGGACGATGCCGTCCCGCGGCGCGGGCAGGACGTTCTGCGCCACGCCCATCAGGTCGGTGTTGGTCGCGATGGGTTCTCCCGCGCGGACGATGTCGCCCGGGGCGGCGTGGAACTCTAGGAAGCCGCCGTGCTCGGCGCGGATCCACTTGGTCGCGTCGGTCTCGATGCGGTAGGGCGGTTCCTCGGGCTCGCCGTCGACCATGCCCAGGAACCTCAGGCAGTTCGTAATGCCCCGCGTGGCGTACTCCACGACGCCCGGCTCGACCTTCCAGACCTCGCCCGCCTCGAGGATCAGCGTCTGGCAGCCCGCCGCGCACGCGCTCGCCCGCAGCGAGCCCTTGGGGCCCTGGCCGCTGACGATCAACTCGGCGCCGAACGCACGGGCGAACGCCGCGAGCGTCGCGTTGCCCATATCCGCGCGGACGTTGGGAAAGTTGGTCCGCCGCACCGCCGCCGTGTGCAGGTCGATGCCGTACGCACAGCGCTTGATGATCTGGTCGAAGAACGACCAGGCGGTGCGGGCCGCGGCGCTGCCCTGGGGCGAGCCGGGGAATGACCGATTCAGGTCGCGGCGGTCGGGCAGGTAGCGCGTGTGCCGCTCGAAGCCCGCGATGTTGACCACCGGCACGAGCACCAGCGTGCCCGCGGCGATCTCGAAGGGGCGCTCGCGGATGATGTGCCGGATCGCGCCGGTGCCGTTGATCTCATCGCCGTGGACCGCGGCCGTCACGCACACCGTGGGGCCCTCTCGGACGCCTCGCCACACGCAGACGGGCACCCGGACGGGCGCGCCCGAGTAGCTCTGCGAGAGCGGCAGCGAGGTCGACACCCGCGCGCCGGGATCGACCCGCGTGCCGAACCAGGTCGAGGCGTCGCCGGCGTTGCTCACGAGGGCTCCAGGTTCTCGAGCAGCTGCGGATCGAGCTTCTTGGCGCTCACACGCCGGCGTCGCCGCTGCTTCTCGGGCACCAGGCTCCGCATCTCCTCGAGCTTGCCGTAGCACAGCAGCTTGTCGCCCGCGATCAGCTCCCGGGAGCTCTTGGGGTTCGAGAAGACCGCGGTGCCGCGGTGCAGGTTGAGCACGGCGATGTCGCGGTCCCGCAGCCCCGATTCGCCGATGGTCTTGCCGACCAGTTCGGAGCCCTCGGGGATGATGACGTCGGCCACGCCGTAGCCCTTGGTCACCGTCAGCCGCTGCCGCAGGTCGATCTCGGGGAAGTTGACCTGGTTGGCGATGTAGTCGATGATCGCGCCGGCGATGTCCAGCCCCGTCGCGCCCTCGATGCCCTCGAGGCCGGGCGAAGAGTTCACCTCCATGATCTGCGGGCCGTCGACTCCCTCGAGCATGTCCACGCCCGCGACGCGGAGGCCCATGATCTGCGCCGCCCGCACCGCGGCCTGCTCGAAGGCCGGATCGAGCTGCACCCGCTCGGTGCGGCCGCCGCGGTGGACGTTGCTTCGGAATTCGTCGCCCTGCGCCACGCGTCGCATCGCCGCGACGACCGTATCGCCCACCACCAGCGCCCGGATGTCCTTGCCCTTGCTCTCGCTCACGAATCGCTGGATCAGCACGTTCTGCTTGGCGGTCTGCAGCGTCTCGATGATCGCCTCGGCCACCTTGGTCGATTCGGCGAGGATCACGCCCACGCCCTGCGTGCCCTCCAGGATCTTGATGATGATCGGCGCGCCGCCCAGCCGCTCGATGGCGGGCAGCACGTCCGCGCGGTCCCGCACGAACGCGGTGTGCGGGATGCCGATGTCGTGCCGGCTGAGGATCTGCATCGACCGCAGCTTGTCCCGCGAGTTGGTGATGCCGTTGGCCGTGTTGGGCGTGTAGACGTCCATCTGCTCGAACTGCCGGACGACCGCGGTGCCGAAGTAGGTGATCGACGCCCCGATCCGTGGCAGGATCGCGTCGTACTCGCTCAGCGGCTTCGAGCGGAAGTAGAGGTCGGGCTCGCCCTCCTCCAGATCGATGGTGAACCGCAGCGTGTTGAGCACCTTGACCCCGTGGCCGCGCTCGGCGGCGGCCTGCCGGAGTCGCTTGGTGCTGTAGGCCCTAGGAGCCATCGACAGGATCGCCAGCTTCACGTCCGTGCCTCCCCGGCCTGATCGTCGCCTGCCGCCGCCACGCCGGGCGGCGTCGTCAGCAGATAGGTCCGCGCCGGATCCACGACGAACCGGTCGGCCAGCGCGGTGCGGCCGATCAGCATGCGGCAGAGCATGCCGGCGCGGCACACCAGGCTCAGCTCGATGTCCAGTTCGTGCTCGCCGATGCGGATCCGCGTCACGCACACGTGCCGCTCCTGCGCAGCGCCATGGCTGGGCTTGACCACGCTCGTGCGCGCCGGCTCGGCGGTCACCCATCGGGTCCGCCGCGTCGGCCGCAACCGCGACACCACCTCGAAGCGCAGCAGGCCGTCGGGTTGCTCCTCGACCGCGGCAACGTCGATGGCGCTCGTGCGGGCGCCGGTGTCGATCTTGGCCTTGACGCCGCGGAAGCCCCACTCGGGCAGGTCCACCCGCTCCCGCCAACCGATCGTTGCGAGCGAGCGATCGCGTTCCATCGCCATGAGTTTATCCGGGCGAACCATGCGATGTGCGACGGCCGCGAGCGCGTTCGTGCTTCGCGGGCCAGGCGGGCGGCGGAAAGCGCCACGATCGCCCGTTCACGATACCGCCCCGCGTGATCTCGCGCGGCGTCCTGCCGAAGGCGCGCCGGAGCCACCGCGTCAGATGGGCCTGGTCGGCAAAGCCGACCTCGCTCGCCACCGCGATGGGCGCCGCGCCGGCTTGGAGCCTGGCGATCGCCTGCTCGAGCCGCGCCGCCAGCACGTAGCGGTGGGGGGGCATGCCCGTCGCCAGGCGGAATGCGCGGGCGAAGTGGCCTCGGCTCAGTCCCGCGACGCCGGCAAGCTCGAGCAGGCCCAGGCGCGCCCCAAGCTGGTCGTGGATGAACTCCAGGACGCGCCGCGTCGTGGCGGCATCCAGCGCACGCGTCCCAGCGTGCCGGAACGGACCGCGCACGTCGCCGTAGCGATGCATGAGATGCGTCGCCGCCCGAAACGCAACGGTCTCGGCCCGCAGCGTGGACCAACCGGGTTCCGTCAAGCAGGCGGACATGGCGCACGAGAGCAGCCAGATCTCGGCGTCGCTCTCGTCGAATGCGTGGCGAACCTCAACCGAGGTCCGCCGGCCGCCGGTGATGTCGTCCGCCACGTCGTTCAGGAAGTCCGGGTCCAGCCACAGGTGCAGGGAGCGCGGCCGCGTCGTGCTGCGCCACGCCCAGGACAGCCCCTGTTCGGCCGGCAGCACGTTGCACTGGCCAACAGCCGGCCGCCCTCGATGCGATACTCCGCCTCGGTGCTGCTCGGCCTGTTCATTGCCGGCTGCGTGCACGACGACGAGATGCGCGGAGTGCCCGGCGGCCATCTCTACCGAGTCGCGGCGCTGGTTCTTCCTGATCGCAATCCCGAATCCCCGCCACGCATGGGATGCGCTCGAGGCCTGGATCTCCGATTCCATCACGTCGAGGGGGTGCTGCGGACTGGATTGGCCCATGCCGTGCACCCCGCGCATGCGTCGAGAAATGACGAAGCCTCACGAATCTTCTCGCCCGACCGAGCCGGCCCACGAACCGTAGCGGCATGGATGCCACGCAGTTATCGCTGGAGTTCTTCGACGCATACAGGCAGCAAGACATCGAGTCGATGGTCGCCCTGTTCCATCCGGAGGCCACGATCCGGTACGTCCCCTTCGCGATGGAGGGGGGACTCGAGGAGGCAGGCGTCTCGGCCTGGGGCGGCCTGATCGATGCGTTCCCGGACCTCTCGAATCGGGTCGAGAAGGTGTGGGACGCCGGAACGACGGCGTTCGCGCGCGTCTATATCTCGGGCACCCAGGCCAAGGACGCGTTCGGCGTGCCCAACCGCGGCCGACGGTACGACCTCGAGCACCTGTTCGTGATCGAAACCGATGATGGAAAGATCGTCCACATGACGAGCTACTGGGACAATGCCGAATGGCTGCGGCAGCTCGGACAGAACTCGCTCTAGGCAGGAGGGCTTGCGACGATGGGTGATGTCCCCAGCATTCTGGTTGTGCTGACCAGCCACGATCGCCTCGGCGATACTGGTGATCCCACCGGGTTCTGGCTCGAAGAACTCGCGGCGCCGTACTTCGTCTTCCGAGATGCGGGGGCGCGCATCGTGCTGGCCTCGCCGAAGGGCGGCCTGCCGCCGATCGATCCCAAGAGCCAGCTGGACGAGTTCCAGACCGACTCCACGCGGCGTTTCATCGACGACGCCGCCGCCATGGAGCAACTCCGATCGACGCAGCTACTGGATGGGGTCGACGAGGCCGGGTTCGACGCCGTCTTCTTCCCCGGAGGGCACGGACCGCTCTGGGACCTCGTGGAGAACGCGGACGCGATCCGGCTCGTCGAGCGCTTCTGGGCGGCACGCAAGGCGGTCGGGGCCGTATGCCACGCCCCGATCGTCTTCAGGGGCGCCAAGGACGCGGAAGGCAATCCGATCGTCAAGGACAAGCAGGTCACCGGCTTCTCCAATTCCGAGGAAGCGGCGGTCGGCCTCGCGGAAGTCGTCCCGTTGCTCGTCGAGGACGAACTGGTCCAGCTGGGCGGCCGCTACGAACGCGCGGCGGACTTCGTGCCCTTCGTGCTCCGCGATGGCCTGCTGGTCACGGGCCAGAACCCCGCATCCTCCGCCCCGGCGGCGGAATTGCTGCTGGAGAGCCTGGGCTAGGACAACGCTTCCTCCCCGGAGTGCCGCACGCGGCGAGCATGGAAGCAACTCGCCGTTGGCGTGCCGCGCAGCAACGCGGCACCGACCAAATAGCCATCGAGCAGTTGTGCGGTGGTGTGGAGTGACTGCCTGGGCCGGGTCTGGGAGAGAAACCCATCTGTATCGACTCAACACATGGATGTCGGCTTCACTCGAAGCAGCGGCGGCCGCGAGCCTTTAGCGAACTGATCTGGCCCGTATGCATCGCCTCGTGTTCGATGAGATGGAAGATGACCCATTCGGGCGTTGCCTCGTACTCCCGATCCGTCGGATCCAACCGAAGACGACGCCATTCCTCAAGACTGATCCCGGCCATCTCTCGGCGCAGGATCGTGCGGGTTCGGCCAAGAAGACTGATGTGCTCGCTGAGCGGCCGTCCCGTCACGCGTGCCAAGCAGCCGGACTCGTTTCCGAAGGGCAGTAGTCCGAGGATCTCTGGGGGCATCTCGGTGCGTTCTAGGATCTCGCCCCACAACCAGCCCATCTCGACATCCGCGATGTGATACAGCAGCGAGCCAATGGAGTTCTCGCGGCCGTCGTGTCCCTCCCAGTCGATGAGCCGCTGGTCGAGATCGCCGATGATCCGCAGTGTCCGGCTCCGAACTTCTTCGAGTGCCCAGAGCCATCTGCCGATCTCCGGGGCAATGCCGTCCACGGATCGAACAAAGAGCTTCTCGGCGTGCGGTTTGGTCACGATGTGGCTCAGCGTATCGCCCAAAGCCGTTCCTGCCCGGAGCGATACTTCATCGATCCAGCGAATCAACACCGGATGACAAGATACGGTTGAATCTGCCGCAACCATAAGTGGTCCCGGCATTTGCCGGGGCCATCAGGTCTGCAAAGTCGGGGTGAGAGGATTCGAACCTCCGACCTTCTCGTCCCGAACGAGACGCGCTACCAAGCTGCGCTACACCCCGGAGGACGCGATGGTATGCCGCGGCCGGCGTCTCCGCCCGCAGCCGGTGAGACGGGGCTGGCTCGGAGGGCCGAGGACGGCCTCAGTTTTCGCTCTGGAACCGCGGCGTGGCGGCGTAGACGTTGTCGTCCACCTCGCCCGGGTTGCCGTCGGGGCCCGACGAGTAGAAGTAGGGCACGCCGTTGATGCACAGGCCGCCGTCGGCGTCGCCCTGCACCGGGTCGCGGCGGATCTCGCCGGGGAAGTAGCTGCCGCCGTCGGGGGCCGGGCCCAGGAAGTCCGGGTCGTTGAGCTGCTCGGGGTCGAGCCGCAGGCCGTGGAAGCGGGGCAGCACCAGCCGCAGCGGGTTGCCCCAGGCGTCCAGCACCGTGGGCACCGCGGGCTCGCCCATGGCGGGATCCTCGCTGAGGTCGGTGGCGGGGGTGTAGGCGAAGTCGCGGAAATTCTCGGTCCGCAGCGCGCCGAGCGTCTCGGAGACCCCGGCCGCCCGCCGCGCCTCGTGCACGAAGTAGCCCACGCTATTGATGGGCCGCTCGTTGTCGGTGTCCCAGGCGTCGGCCAGCGGGAGGTACACCGGGTTGCTCGCGATGGCGCCCTCCGGATACCTCGGGTCGAGGATCGTGGACGGCACGGAGCGATCGAGCGTCTGCTGGTAGCTGCCCAGGGTCTGGTCGAGCGTCTTGATCAGATCGCGGGTCTGCGTCGACTTGCCGCCCGCCACCACGCCCGAGCCCACCGCCAGGCCGATGGCGACGAGCACCGAGATGATCAGGACGACCACCAGCAGCTCGATGATCGTGAACGCGGCGCGGCTCGGATGCGTGCGGCTCGGATGCGTGCGGTGCATGGCGTAACCCCTCCCCAGAGCGTCTACCGGCGGCGGCCCGGCCTGTTGCGGTGGCGATCGACGACGCCACGCCGGCCCACCATCCTACTTCGGTCGCGCCGCGGAGCCCGAACGGAGGCCTCCGCGGAGGGAGCACGCGAGAACCCACCCCGATCCGCAGCCCGCGGCCGACAGGTTCTAGAGCCGGCGGGCCCGACGCCTAATTGAATCCGGGCCCGGTGATGCCGCCGCCCTGGGCGCCCCCCGCCGGCGGCGGGCCGCCCGCGCGGACCGGCGCGATCCTGCCCTGTCCCGGACCGGCAGCCCGGCCGGCCGCCGCGGCGCCCGTGGGCCTTGCACCCCCGCTGGCCAGCGGGCCCAGGCCCGTGCCGCTGGTGGGCTCGGCCGGGGTCAGCTGGATCTTGAAGATGTAGTCCGTCACCCGGTCGCGGACGTCCTGCTGCATGCCCTGGAAGATGGTCGCGCCCTCCCGCTTGAAGGCGATCCGTGGGTCCTGCTGGCTGAAGGCCCGGAAGTTGATCGAGTCCCGCAGCTTCTCCATCTGGTAGAGGTGGTCCCGCCACCCGTTGTCGAGGGCCTCGAGCAGCACCATCCGCTCCAGGTGCAGCATCTCGCCGCGGAGCAACTCCTCGATGCGGCCGCGGACCACGCCGGAGCGCTGCTCGCCCCGCAGGCCCCGCATCCAATCGGGCACGCCAACGCGGAGGTCGAAGCGCTGCTTGAGGTGGGCGTCGAGCGCGTCGTCGTTGGGGCACGCCAGCGCGTCGTCGATCTCCTTCTGCAGCCGCCCCGAGTCCACGAACTCCCGCGAGGCCTTCTCCAGCTTCTGCTGCAGCGCCGTCGGGTTGGTCTTGCGCAGCTCTTCGTCCTTGAGGCCCAGCTGGTAGCGGCGGTTGGCCCACTCGGCCAGCTGCGTGAGCGCGTCCGCCGGCGACTGCCGCATCATGTTCCGCGTCACGTTCATCGCGAACTCGGGCGGGTAGCGAACCTCGAGGTCGTGGTACAGCTCCCGGGCCTTCTGCTCGATGAGGTCGGCGGCGGTCCGCTCCTCGGCCTTCTCGGCCTTGAGCACCTCGGCGATGTCCACCTCGAAGCCGAACTTGGTGTTTACCCACTTGGCCAGCTCGCGGGCGCCGTAGTCGTCCGCGGTGTACTGCGCCAGCCCCGAGAGGTCGGCCTCTTCGATCTTGTGGTGGGCGGCATCGACCAGCAGGTCGAACACGTGCCGCCGCTCGCTGGCGCCGCCCTCGCGGAGGTCGGCCGCGTCGATGTCGACGTCGAAGCGGCTCTTGGCCCAGTTGATGAGGCCCGCCGAATC includes these proteins:
- a CDS encoding tetratricopeptide repeat protein, giving the protein MSDWIEAEAHVERAHSLYEAGRWAEAAAALREAIALNPFQPDWQFNLGVALEADGRYDEAADAFSESYNLRTGDFNAAMATGVNLVRSGRTRDALGWFDKAEAAEPDEVYPAIARIEAFAELGEHDDAELAFYMLQQRKPECAEAYSAIAGSLLTRGKLDRAVWCLREAARLEPELPGVQAKLAEAYWQTGRHERARQLFLIELREDPGDIRVLMSLGRLLVEMRRLDEAREKFGRVLEIEPDHAEAHAELGQLYQKRGDASRAMVHLDVARRLEPGNGEVARRLARLMLAAGPADAQAQTVELLEAEVDRVNRDGGTPDGPALAELGELLIDAGAEKLAIRVLHRAVRMRPGDGALWHWLGLAHFHAGERLRGIEATREAVRLDPRFVPAMHNIALALMREQQWGRARYWIRQGLSVDPDDASMRRLQFQIRAHRVATAARWFAMEILLRRRAG
- a CDS encoding PA0069 family radical SAM protein, yielding MAEDDFAHRDALPGGPAHRRGAALNPGNRFESVRLHVLGEELDRQLIEREDGDGRLRRVPRQVFADKSRSIINRVAPTSDVPFDWTVNPYRGCEHGCVYCFARPYHEYLGFSCGLDFETKLMAKPDAPDLLRRELARPRWKPEPIVMSAITDIYQPIEHTHRIARGCLEVLAECLQPVSTMTKSAMVLRDADLWSTLAARNAGRVTITLVTLDRVLAESLEPRASAPSARLRAIRELTAAGVPVTVNVAPVIPGLTDAELPAILEAAADAGARRASWVLLRLPHQLKDLFLDWLQRSVHPDRARRVESLLRQSHGGTLYHADAKRGRGRGPIARQIAQNFDVFTRRYGLNRDVRPLSGRHFRRPEDGGQMRLFDVG
- a CDS encoding MaoC/PaaZ C-terminal domain-containing protein; its protein translation is MSTDGLHFEDLSIGQRFRTASIEVTADAISEYAARYDPQPMHLDGVAAEAGFFGRLVASGWHTLSLTMGLMVRAKPFGAAPLVGVRVDAIRFRRPVLPGMVLHAEAEIIELTPPRPSRPDRGLVGMRVATLAAGETEVLAQDWTVLAFARPASPS
- a CDS encoding VOC family protein, whose amino-acid sequence is MPDPFHLAFPVHDLVAARAFYGGLLGCPEGRSSDTWIDFDLFGHQIVAHLSGSSRAGDGRGEAGDAIANAVDGHDVPVPHFGVVLGMDAWRTLAVTLREAGVEFVIEPYVRFEGEPGEQATMFFRDPSGNALEFKAFADRGQLFAT
- a CDS encoding GNAT family N-acetyltransferase, with protein sequence MLIDAMEGHVPEMLEVAADCGLFDEPQLGVLLQTIERHFRGESERHELWLNDLAGDRVISVAYCAEEVMTDRVWNLLFIAVRTDFQNQGRGGRVLGQVEAALQDRGCRMLIIETASGEDFADTRAFYEKHGYDREGTVRDFYEQGVDKIVFRKLL
- a CDS encoding succinylglutamate desuccinylase/aspartoacylase family protein, producing the protein MSNAGDASTWFGTRVDPGARVSTSLPLSQSYSGAPVRVPVCVWRGVREGPTVCVTAAVHGDEINGTGAIRHIIRERPFEIAAGTLVLVPVVNIAGFERHTRYLPDRRDLNRSFPGSPQGSAAARTAWSFFDQIIKRCAYGIDLHTAAVRRTNFPNVRADMGNATLAAFARAFGAELIVSGQGPKGSLRASACAAGCQTLILEAGEVWKVEPGVVEYATRGITNCLRFLGMVDGEPEEPPYRIETDATKWIRAEHGGFLEFHAAPGDIVRAGEPIATNTDLMGVAQNVLPAPRDGIVLGMTTIPAVAPGDPVCHLAFPSKGELKKAGRLVGGLAEDSLHQRIRDDLASNVLVTSPEEKDST
- a CDS encoding RimK family alpha-L-glutamate ligase; protein product: MKLAILSMAPRAYSTKRLRQAAAERGHGVKVLNTLRFTIDLEEGEPDLYFRSKPLSEYDAILPRIGASITYFGTAVVRQFEQMDVYTPNTANGITNSRDKLRSMQILSRHDIGIPHTAFVRDRADVLPAIERLGGAPIIIKILEGTQGVGVILAESTKVAEAIIETLQTAKQNVLIQRFVSESKGKDIRALVVGDTVVAAMRRVAQGDEFRSNVHRGGRTERVQLDPAFEQAAVRAAQIMGLRVAGVDMLEGVDGPQIMEVNSSPGLEGIEGATGLDIAGAIIDYIANQVNFPEIDLRQRLTVTKGYGVADVIIPEGSELVGKTIGESGLRDRDIAVLNLHRGTAVFSNPKSSRELIAGDKLLCYGKLEEMRSLVPEKQRRRRRVSAKKLDPQLLENLEPS
- a CDS encoding RimK/LysX family protein gives rise to the protein MAMERDRSLATIGWRERVDLPEWGFRGVKAKIDTGARTSAIDVAAVEEQPDGLLRFEVVSRLRPTRRTRWVTAEPARTSVVKPSHGAAQERHVCVTRIRIGEHELDIELSLVCRAGMLCRMLIGRTALADRFVVDPARTYLLTTPPGVAAAGDDQAGEART
- a CDS encoding AraC family transcriptional regulator; this encodes MRGVHGMGQSSPQHPLDVMESEIQASSASHAWRGFGIAIRKNQRRDSVEMAAGHSAHLVVVHAAGNEQAEQHRGGVSHRGRPAVGQCNVLPAEQGLSWAWRSTTRPRSLHLWLDPDFLNDVADDITGGRRTSVEVRHAFDESDAEIWLLSCAMSACLTEPGWSTLRAETVAFRAATHLMHRYGDVRGPFRHAGTRALDAATTRRVLEFIHDQLGARLGLLELAGVAGLSRGHFARAFRLATGMPPHRYVLAARLEQAIARLQAGAAPIAVASEVGFADQAHLTRWLRRAFGRTPREITRGGIVNGRSWRFPPPAWPAKHERARGRRTSHGSPG
- a CDS encoding ester cyclase; its protein translation is MDATQLSLEFFDAYRQQDIESMVALFHPEATIRYVPFAMEGGLEEAGVSAWGGLIDAFPDLSNRVEKVWDAGTTAFARVYISGTQAKDAFGVPNRGRRYDLEHLFVIETDDGKIVHMTSYWDNAEWLRQLGQNSL